The Leucoraja erinacea ecotype New England unplaced genomic scaffold, Leri_hhj_1 Leri_75S, whole genome shotgun sequence genome includes a region encoding these proteins:
- the LOC129694700 gene encoding zinc finger protein 229-like — MEDHMAGNNKKKRYECDVCGKSWQYPSELQSHRRVHTGEKPYSCSTCGKSFAQSSGLRVHRRVHSSERPFPCSDCGKGFKSSSDLKLHRRLHTGERPYTCSDCGKGFTCSNSLLEHRHTHTGERPFTCAQCGKSYTRSSRLLQHQQVHTGDRPFGCSTCGKRFFNLRRLGQHQWVHSGELPFSCSDCAKDFKTAQELEIHRRVHTGEKPYGCSTCGKSFARLSGLRVHRRVHSSERPFTCSDCGKSFKSSPELKAHRRLHTEERPYICSDCGKGFTRSTHLLSHQQVHSGERPFGCSDCDKDFKGLQELKIHQRVHTGEKPYCCSTCGKSFARFTGLSEHRRVHSSERPFTCSDCGKSFKSSTQLKVHMRLHSGERPYTCSNCGKGFIRSSGLLEHQRTHTGERPYTCAQCGKGFARSNSLLEHQRTHTGERPYTCAQCGKGFTRSSSLLNHQRVHAGDRPFPSPVCG; from the coding sequence atggaggaccacatggcgGGGAACAACAAgaagaagcgttatgagtgcgacgtgtgtggcaagtcCTGGCAGTACCCGAGCGAACTCCAgtcccaccggcgggtgcacacgggcgagaagccctatagctgctccacctgcggcaagagctttgcccagtCATCCGGGCTGCGggtgcaccggcgggtgcacagcagtgagcgtccGTTCCCCTGCTCCGattgcggcaaaggcttcaagtcatcATCGGACCTGAAActgcacaggcgcctgcacaccggggagcggccctacacctgcagcgactgcggcaagggcttcacctgctccaacagcctgctggagcaccggcaCACCCATACCGgtgagcgccccttcacctgcgcccaATGTGGCAAGAGCTACACCCGctcctccaggctgctgcagcACCAGCAGGTGCACACCGGCGACCGGCCCtttggctgctccacctgcggcaagagatTTTTCAATTTGAGGAGACTGGGGCAGCACCAGTGGGTACACAGTGGAGAGCTGCCCTTCAGCTGTTCTGACTGCGCCAAGGACTTCAAGACGGCGCAAgagctggagatccaccggcgggtgcacacgggcgagaagccctatggctgctccacctgtggcaagagctttgcccggttGTCGGGGCTGCGAGTTCACCgccgggtgcacagcagtgagcggcccttcacctgctccgactgtggcAAAAGCTTCAAGTCGTCGCCGGAACTGAAGGcgcacaggcgcctgcacactgAGGAACGGCCCTACATCTgtagcgactgcggcaagggcttcacccgctccacccatctgctatcCCACCAGCAGGTGCACTCCGGCGAGAGGCCCTTCGGCTGCTCCGACTGCGACAAGGATTTCAAGGGGCTGCAAGAGCTGAAgatccaccagcgggtgcacacgggcgagaagccctattgctgctccacctgtggcaagagctttgcccggttCACGGGGCTATCggagcaccggcgggtgcacagcagtgagcggcccttcacctgctccgactgcggcaaaagcTTCAAGTCGTCCACGCAACTGAAGGTGCACATGCGCCTGCACagcggggagcggccctacacctgcagcaactgcggcaagggcttcatccgCTCCAGcggcctgctggagcaccagcgcacccacactggtgagcgtccctacacctgcgcccagtgcggcaagggcttcgccCGCTCCaacagcctgctggagcaccagcgcacccacaccggcgagcggccctacacctgcgcccaatgcggcaagggcttcacccgctcctccagccttctaaaccaccagcgggtgcacgccggcgaCCGTCCCTTCCCCAGCCCAGTGTGTGGATAG